A single region of the Prochlorococcus marinus str. MIT 0917 genome encodes:
- a CDS encoding chromophore lyase CpcT/CpeT has protein sequence MSNKNLLEFAKIISGIFSNKEQALDNPKNFAHIQIHIRPLFFKTYKCFAFYSEQRYQHDIWNPYRQSINKLSHEKEIFILSNHKIEDKERFTGGALDISLLDTISKYKLYKKSGCSMHFRETSPGNFSGTLEPGLRCYIQYGKHKTYVKSEVTVNKNSFIAEDSGYEIETDKKIWGSDFGPLIFKKLDNFDFFINENWV, from the coding sequence ATGAGCAACAAAAACTTACTAGAATTTGCAAAGATAATTTCAGGCATATTTAGCAATAAGGAGCAAGCCTTAGATAATCCAAAAAACTTTGCGCATATTCAAATACATATTCGACCATTGTTTTTTAAAACATATAAATGTTTTGCTTTTTACTCAGAACAGAGATATCAACATGATATATGGAATCCATATAGACAGTCTATAAATAAATTATCCCACGAAAAAGAAATTTTTATTTTAAGTAATCATAAGATTGAAGATAAAGAAAGATTCACAGGTGGTGCTTTAGATATATCTCTTCTAGATACAATATCTAAATATAAGTTATATAAAAAGTCTGGTTGTTCTATGCATTTCAGAGAGACAAGCCCAGGAAATTTTTCAGGAACTTTAGAACCAGGGTTAAGATGCTATATACAATATGGGAAACATAAGACTTACGTAAAAAGTGAAGTTACAGTTAATAAAAATAGTTTTATTGCTGAAGATTCTGGTTATGAAATAGAAACTGATAAAAAAATTTGGGGATCAGACTTTGGACCATTAATATTTAAAAAATTAGATAATTTTGATTTTTTCATCAACGAGAATTGGGTATAG
- a CDS encoding photosystem I reaction center subunit XII gives MNLLLGVQSTFDLSKVDFSSGLGINSPDLAGISFLMVIFAGVLALRLGTTLRDS, from the coding sequence ATGAACCTTTTACTCGGAGTTCAAAGTACATTTGATCTTTCTAAAGTCGATTTCTCCTCAGGTCTAGGTATAAATTCACCTGATCTTGCTGGTATATCATTTTTAATGGTTATTTTTGCGGGGGTTTTAGCATTGAGACTGGGAACAACTCTTAGAGACTCTTAG
- a CDS encoding TVP38/TMEM64 family protein, which translates to MRKEKLRKFLLIALFVLAAALFYYFIVIEWEEQINQIVKDMGILAPLGIFILRGISTIFPVISNLPYAILAGRLLDFKTACLTIFLADFISCQVAFWIARNLGREPVRRLVGIKAMKRIESFNQNQLEGNFFLMTGVLMTGLFDFLSYGLGLGRTRWRLFTSALLLCLLIFVPVAVAIGAGLADKIYIVFAMVGMFVLAIISGLIKKRVSLTQGKSQGS; encoded by the coding sequence TTGAGAAAGGAAAAATTACGAAAATTCCTATTGATAGCGCTTTTCGTATTGGCAGCTGCTCTCTTTTACTACTTTATTGTAATCGAATGGGAAGAACAGATTAATCAGATTGTTAAGGATATGGGTATCTTGGCTCCTTTAGGAATCTTTATTCTTAGAGGTATAAGTACTATCTTCCCTGTTATATCAAATCTCCCATATGCAATTCTTGCTGGAAGGTTGTTGGATTTCAAAACTGCTTGTTTAACAATTTTTTTGGCTGACTTTATATCGTGCCAAGTGGCATTTTGGATAGCAAGAAATTTAGGACGTGAACCTGTGCGTCGCTTGGTTGGAATAAAAGCAATGAAAAGAATTGAAAGTTTCAATCAAAACCAACTAGAAGGAAATTTCTTCCTAATGACTGGGGTTCTAATGACAGGACTTTTTGATTTCCTCAGCTACGGATTAGGGCTAGGAAGAACAAGGTGGAGACTATTTACATCTGCTTTGCTTCTTTGTCTTCTGATTTTTGTCCCTGTAGCAGTTGCTATAGGAGCTGGACTCGCGGATAAGATATATATCGTATTTGCAATGGTTGGTATGTTTGTACTTGCTATTATTAGTGGTTTGATAAAAAAAAGGGTTTCTTTAACTCAAGGTAAAAGCCAAGGCAGTTGA
- a CDS encoding bleomycin hydrolase, translating to MLDAFSRTVVSADAKGAAIGSEDLSDLRKYVADANKRIDATLAITQNVSCIAADAVAGMVCENTGLTQPGGHCYPTRRMAACLRDGEIILRYVSYALLAGDPSVLEDRCLNGLKETYLALGVPTSNAVRAVEIMKIATVAIMTETNTGRKMFKGINSGSGAQCQDIAAEAASYFDLVIEALS from the coding sequence ATGCTTGATGCGTTCTCTAGAACAGTTGTAAGTGCTGATGCCAAAGGTGCAGCAATTGGAAGTGAGGATCTTTCAGATTTAAGAAAGTACGTAGCAGACGCAAATAAAAGAATCGATGCAACCCTTGCAATTACTCAAAATGTTTCTTGCATAGCTGCAGATGCAGTGGCAGGGATGGTTTGTGAAAATACTGGACTTACTCAGCCAGGGGGACATTGTTATCCAACGCGTCGAATGGCAGCTTGTTTAAGGGATGGAGAAATTATTTTGAGATATGTAAGCTACGCACTTCTTGCAGGGGATCCATCTGTTCTTGAAGATAGATGTTTAAACGGTTTAAAAGAAACTTATCTAGCTCTTGGAGTACCAACTTCTAATGCTGTTCGGGCAGTTGAAATCATGAAGATTGCCACAGTAGCAATTATGACTGAGACAAATACAGGAAGAAAAATGTTTAAGGGAATTAATTCTGGTTCAGGAGCACAATGTCAAGATATCGCGGCGGAGGCAGCATCATATTTTGATCTTGTAATAGAGGCTTTGAGTTGA
- a CDS encoding phycobiliprotein lyase, which translates to MNIEEFFLKSVGEWNSMRSGHSLAFQEFEEIRSKIKIVPSKRNDSRVVKFLKDNLINTNAENKAFLINWQAKSEWGEENQKETSSGESILVPIEISKTEGKIIRSVGYTEAVQVVSLYKILDDGTLIIYSDYSHICTEERIWFVSNNLRSRTSVTRAIDSSAILQTSYASEIRSIKK; encoded by the coding sequence ATGAATATTGAAGAGTTTTTCTTAAAAAGCGTTGGAGAATGGAACTCAATGAGAAGCGGACATTCACTAGCATTTCAAGAGTTTGAAGAAATAAGAAGTAAAATAAAAATAGTTCCTTCAAAAAGAAACGATTCTAGAGTTGTTAAATTTTTAAAAGATAATTTAATAAATACTAATGCAGAAAATAAAGCATTCCTAATTAATTGGCAAGCAAAAAGTGAATGGGGTGAAGAGAATCAAAAAGAAACATCTTCTGGTGAAAGCATACTCGTTCCAATAGAAATTTCTAAAACAGAAGGAAAGATAATTAGGAGTGTTGGATATACTGAAGCGGTGCAAGTAGTATCATTATATAAAATTCTTGATGATGGAACTCTAATTATTTATTCAGACTATAGTCATATTTGTACCGAAGAAAGAATTTGGTTTGTATCAAACAATTTAAGGAGTAGAACTTCTGTAACAAGAGCAATAGATTCATCAGCTATTCTGCAAACATCTTATGCATCCGAAATTCGTTCTATAAAAAAATAA
- a CDS encoding bleomycin hydrolase, protein MKSAVTTVVSAADAAGRFPSMSDFESVKGSFDRANARLEAAEKLASCLDKFTNLAVDAVYENGSYEQANKDKCVRDIHHYLRLINYCLVTGGTGPLDEWGISGMREIIRIQLLPTAAYIEAFIFIRDEIKINDVMSQQAATEFKGLLDYLINALA, encoded by the coding sequence ATGAAATCTGCAGTTACAACCGTTGTAAGCGCAGCTGATGCAGCAGGAAGATTTCCTAGCATGAGCGATTTTGAGTCTGTGAAAGGTTCTTTTGATAGGGCAAATGCTCGTCTAGAGGCTGCAGAAAAACTTGCTTCTTGTCTTGATAAATTTACTAATCTTGCTGTTGATGCTGTGTATGAAAATGGTTCATATGAGCAGGCTAATAAAGATAAGTGCGTGAGAGATATTCATCATTACTTGCGTCTTATCAATTATTGCTTAGTAACTGGTGGCACTGGTCCTTTAGATGAATGGGGAATCTCAGGTATGAGAGAAATTATTCGTATCCAGCTACTACCAACAGCTGCATATATAGAAGCATTTATTTTTATTCGGGATGAAATTAAGATCAATGATGTTATGAGTCAGCAAGCCGCAACGGAATTCAAAGGATTATTGGATTATTTAATAAACGCACTTGCATAA
- a CDS encoding NAD-dependent epimerase/dehydratase family protein, giving the protein MNLKPSDETILVTGAAGFIGAALVKALLTLDCKVIGIDNLNDYYSISLKRSRLTEIEKVSTKNGEWFFHEIPIEDNKVLQDIINRYNPKVFVHLAAQAGVRYSITNPAAYIQSNLVGFANVLEGCRQNKIPHLIYASSSSVYGGNKNLPFYEEQAVNHPVSLYAATKKSNELMAHTYSHLYDLPTTGLRFFTVYGPWGRPDMAPMIFARSILNNEPIQVFNHGRMKRDFTYIDDVVEGIIRCCFKKARVDDHFNPLTPNPSTSSAPYRIFNIGNSHPIQLTYFIELLEKNLGKKAIKNFQPIQPGDVVSTAARMDLLNSWVEYKPTTSIENGIKLFSEWYLDYFKNTY; this is encoded by the coding sequence ATGAATTTAAAGCCGAGTGATGAGACAATTCTTGTAACAGGTGCTGCAGGTTTTATTGGTGCGGCTTTAGTAAAAGCTCTTCTTACTTTGGATTGTAAAGTTATAGGTATTGATAACTTGAATGACTATTATTCTATTTCCTTAAAGAGATCTAGATTAACAGAAATTGAGAAAGTTTCCACGAAAAATGGAGAATGGTTTTTTCATGAGATTCCTATAGAAGATAATAAAGTATTGCAAGATATAATTAATAGATACAATCCAAAAGTTTTTGTTCATCTTGCCGCGCAAGCTGGTGTTCGTTATTCAATAACAAATCCTGCTGCATATATACAAAGTAATTTGGTAGGTTTTGCAAATGTACTTGAAGGATGTAGGCAGAATAAGATTCCTCATTTGATTTATGCATCTAGCAGTTCTGTTTATGGTGGCAATAAAAATCTTCCTTTCTATGAAGAACAAGCAGTAAATCATCCAGTGAGTTTATATGCCGCGACTAAGAAATCTAATGAATTAATGGCCCATACCTATAGCCACTTATATGACTTGCCAACAACTGGGCTTCGATTCTTTACCGTTTATGGCCCATGGGGAAGACCAGATATGGCTCCAATGATTTTTGCGAGATCAATTTTAAATAATGAGCCAATCCAAGTATTTAATCACGGCAGAATGAAGAGGGATTTTACATACATTGATGATGTCGTAGAAGGGATAATTCGTTGTTGCTTCAAGAAAGCAAGAGTTGATGATCATTTTAATCCTCTTACTCCTAACCCTTCAACGTCATCTGCACCTTATAGAATTTTTAATATAGGTAATTCACATCCAATTCAACTCACATATTTTATAGAGTTATTAGAGAAGAATTTAGGAAAGAAAGCTATAAAGAATTTTCAACCTATACAGCCAGGAGATGTGGTTTCAACTGCTGCAAGGATGGACTTGCTTAATTCATGGGTAGAATACAAACCAACGACATCCATAGAGAATGGTATTAAATTGTTTTCTGAATGGTACTTAGATTATTTTAAAAATACGTATTGA
- a CDS encoding tetratricopeptide repeat protein → MYNSIQEEGQNKITEVKVFSVPFALGEIKENIIISTNNSFETSKEEIINQAFNFHSQGNISEAAKYYQYCIKQGLIDHRVFSNYGVILKDLGKLKEAESLQCKAIELNPNFANAHHNLGNILKDLGKLQEAELSYRKAIEIKPNYADAHLNLGNILSDLGKLQEAELSIRKAIEIKPDFAAGHYNLGIILNDLGKLQEAELSLRKAICLNKSLDNVISSLGSVLMRQGKHKEGIQKLREGDGCVKMDYRSPSKTIKFFK, encoded by the coding sequence ATGTATAATTCTATTCAAGAAGAAGGACAAAATAAGATCACTGAAGTGAAAGTATTCTCCGTTCCATTTGCTCTAGGAGAAATTAAAGAAAACATTATTATTTCTACTAATAATTCATTTGAAACTTCTAAAGAAGAAATAATCAATCAAGCATTTAATTTTCATTCACAAGGAAACATTTCAGAAGCAGCAAAATATTATCAATATTGCATTAAGCAAGGTTTGATTGACCACAGAGTTTTTTCTAATTATGGAGTTATATTAAAAGATCTTGGCAAATTAAAAGAAGCAGAATCTTTACAGTGCAAAGCAATTGAACTTAATCCTAATTTCGCTAATGCTCATCACAATCTGGGAAACATATTAAAAGATCTTGGCAAATTACAAGAAGCAGAATTGTCATATCGCAAAGCAATAGAAATCAAACCTAATTACGCAGATGCTCATTTGAATCTAGGAAACATATTGAGTGATCTTGGCAAATTACAAGAAGCAGAATTATCTATTCGCAAAGCAATAGAAATCAAACCTGATTTCGCAGCCGGACATTACAATCTCGGAATCATATTGAACGATCTTGGAAAGTTACAAGAGGCAGAATTATCACTACGCAAAGCGATTTGTCTTAATAAAAGCTTAGATAATGTAATTTCCTCACTTGGATCAGTTTTAATGAGGCAAGGTAAGCATAAAGAAGGTATTCAGAAATTAAGAGAGGGAGATGGTTGTGTAAAAATGGATTATCGTTCTCCATCAAAAACAATAAAGTTTTTTAAATAA
- a CDS encoding methyltransferase domain-containing protein translates to MHETSKSIFHKIKDSRYGTRYIVGNGIDIGSGEDCLSQYGEFFPLMNSCRAWDTPDGDAQLMESIEDNYFDFVYSSHCLEHTVNPYISLDNWIRILKPGGHLVCTIPDEDLYEQGIFPSTFNHDHKHTFTIHKKKSWSNKSINLIQMLSNTSLPIEIKKIELLDATFRYNLNQKINIPRFDQSMTPIGECAIEFVLKKIML, encoded by the coding sequence ATGCACGAAACTAGCAAATCTATTTTTCACAAAATAAAAGATTCTAGATATGGGACAAGATATATAGTCGGGAACGGCATTGATATAGGATCAGGTGAAGATTGTTTATCACAGTATGGCGAATTTTTTCCTTTAATGAACTCTTGCCGAGCATGGGATACACCCGATGGAGATGCTCAATTAATGGAGAGTATTGAAGATAACTATTTCGATTTTGTTTATTCATCACATTGCTTAGAGCACACGGTGAATCCTTATATATCACTTGACAATTGGATAAGAATATTAAAACCTGGTGGTCATCTTGTTTGCACTATTCCCGATGAGGACCTTTATGAGCAAGGGATATTCCCATCAACATTCAATCACGATCACAAGCATACGTTTACAATACACAAAAAAAAATCATGGTCTAATAAAAGTATTAATTTAATCCAAATGTTGTCAAATACTTCCTTGCCTATTGAAATTAAAAAAATTGAATTGCTTGATGCGACATTCAGATACAACTTAAACCAGAAAATAAATATTCCCAGATTTGATCAAAGTATGACTCCAATAGGAGAGTGTGCAATTGAATTCGTCTTGAAGAAGATTATGCTCTGA
- a CDS encoding glycosyltransferase produces MIDSIDLNKYIELYQDFLHPNPNINSQAFLILRKEFESKFMNNLLANLKEEDLFLRRKSILALGRFGEKTLKSIVTLYMDSNNTTVKVSCLKTMIKVVVNFDLEELTQENMLVVESALNEDAPEIILTVISLLRQLGETGRNILIKISRDKDLLKAKASISALLEMKDQTVDDLFDELLNDKSIDPMIKEDILRDKNIEYS; encoded by the coding sequence ATGATTGATTCTATAGATTTAAATAAATATATAGAACTTTATCAAGATTTCTTGCATCCAAATCCAAATATTAATTCTCAAGCATTTTTGATTTTAAGAAAAGAATTTGAGTCTAAATTTATGAATAATCTTTTAGCTAATCTCAAGGAAGAAGATTTATTTCTAAGAAGAAAATCAATATTAGCTTTGGGACGATTTGGAGAAAAGACTTTAAAGTCAATAGTTACATTGTATATGGATAGTAATAATACAACTGTTAAAGTTAGCTGCCTTAAAACGATGATCAAAGTTGTTGTTAATTTTGATTTAGAAGAATTAACTCAGGAAAATATGTTAGTAGTGGAATCAGCACTTAATGAAGACGCGCCTGAGATAATATTGACTGTTATTTCTCTTTTGAGGCAATTAGGGGAAACTGGTAGAAATATTTTGATCAAAATTAGTAGAGATAAAGACTTGTTAAAAGCTAAAGCTTCTATAAGCGCTCTTTTGGAAATGAAAGACCAGACTGTTGATGATTTATTTGATGAATTATTAAATGATAAATCTATTGATCCAATGATAAAAGAAGATATTTTAAGAGACAAAAATATTGAATATTCTTGA
- a CDS encoding 2OG-Fe(II) oxygenase, producing the protein MERVILAKPKSNPTFISSWIIKPTSLCDELIKYFEANKSKQYLGVTASGLNPEIKDTTDLSIKPKDILIPGNEIFKNYIEEIHKCHKDYISQWEFLENNPTAYEIGTFAMVRYKPGQHFKKIHTERFSLDTLHRVFVFMTYLNDVEEGGSTYFSNYDLDIKPKKGLTLIWPAEWTHAHRGKILKSGLKYIISGWIDFSY; encoded by the coding sequence ATGGAAAGAGTAATATTAGCAAAACCAAAATCTAATCCCACATTTATTAGCTCCTGGATTATCAAACCAACTTCATTATGTGATGAATTAATAAAATATTTTGAAGCAAATAAAAGCAAACAATATTTAGGGGTAACCGCATCGGGATTAAATCCAGAAATCAAAGACACTACAGATTTATCTATAAAACCAAAAGATATACTTATACCTGGAAATGAAATTTTTAAAAATTATATCGAAGAAATTCATAAATGTCATAAAGATTATATTTCTCAATGGGAGTTTTTAGAAAATAATCCTACAGCATATGAAATAGGGACATTCGCAATGGTTAGATATAAACCTGGGCAGCATTTCAAGAAAATACATACTGAACGTTTTAGCTTGGACACACTTCATCGCGTTTTTGTATTTATGACTTACTTGAATGATGTAGAGGAAGGTGGTTCTACATACTTTAGTAATTATGATCTTGATATAAAACCTAAAAAAGGATTAACTTTAATCTGGCCTGCTGAATGGACCCACGCACATAGAGGCAAAATATTAAAATCCGGATTAAAATATATTATTAGTGGTTGGATAGATTTTAGTTATTAA
- a CDS encoding HEAT repeat domain-containing protein, whose product MDNYSKSNLTTEEQTSNTQGGNQNMRSKKKSIQDEIKFLIKGLNDENGLVRRSHAEALAKVGTAALPELINALLNSKNVIQRRAAAKTIKLVGDPVALPHLIKALTNDSDSVVQFSAAGAIAIFGEAAVNHLIIVLESGEYTEMQYGLAAWCLEFIGSEAPSAIKRAAKSKNTNVKSAAISALEEHIRQSQDQEAIQLVEGAINDTAENVQIEAIKLVGKLNKIESFIPTLISKLKNNSVDIRKTSVLSLMQLNINEAICPLKELLKIEKDKNVRKIIKLAIKKIDN is encoded by the coding sequence GTGGATAATTACTCTAAAAGTAATCTAACAACAGAAGAACAGACATCAAACACCCAGGGTGGCAACCAAAATATGAGGAGTAAGAAAAAATCAATTCAAGACGAAATCAAGTTTTTAATAAAAGGTCTTAATGATGAAAATGGTTTAGTTAGAAGAAGTCATGCAGAAGCTTTAGCTAAAGTAGGTACAGCCGCTTTACCTGAGTTAATTAATGCTCTGCTCAATAGTAAAAACGTAATACAAAGAAGAGCAGCAGCCAAAACTATAAAGTTAGTTGGAGATCCAGTAGCCTTACCTCATTTAATAAAAGCACTTACTAATGATTCAGATTCTGTAGTGCAATTCTCTGCCGCTGGTGCAATTGCGATTTTTGGCGAGGCTGCTGTGAATCATTTAATCATTGTTTTAGAAAGTGGAGAATATACAGAAATGCAATATGGTCTTGCAGCCTGGTGTTTAGAATTTATTGGATCCGAAGCACCAAGTGCAATAAAGAGAGCAGCTAAATCAAAAAACACAAATGTTAAATCAGCTGCAATTTCAGCACTTGAAGAACACATTAGGCAGTCGCAAGACCAAGAAGCAATTCAGCTAGTAGAAGGTGCTATTAATGATACTGCTGAAAATGTTCAGATTGAAGCTATTAAATTAGTTGGTAAATTAAATAAAATAGAATCATTTATTCCAACCTTAATATCAAAATTAAAAAACAATAGTGTAGATATTCGAAAAACCTCAGTATTGTCTTTAATGCAACTTAATATTAACGAAGCTATATGTCCACTAAAAGAACTACTGAAGATTGAGAAAGATAAAAATGTTAGAAAAATAATTAAATTAGCTATAAAAAAAATTGATAACTAA
- a CDS encoding HEAT repeat domain-containing protein, whose protein sequence is MQSNSFDNLPKIKKRDAINILRKPISEVKILADYYKAVFHLANFPCEESENILLDFIKYDCEKLEYKIAKRKAIEVLAIFDCKRAIPIIADFLKHDDDYLIETSVWALGKLKCDDIYIINSICSILYKQFNNKRVVIQTLTKLGVKNEIDKIRSLSTDMQSSNGVKAASFTALIKLCGEEDKLSNLKDFLRLSNQNDRHCAVQDIINAGQIAVLPFLIKSPISPSFKLQAIDSLWIDDILFCKNINILDCIDLVIIDDPKKINTLDINNFKKDLAFLIEQLFHTDFNRCYKSMKELEKFPLDEVLYHLNNNWDRAKSDYGAIYFFINAYKILLAKQLYDKSILDKVDFLLSDYWPNYMKFKSSAIEILGCLNDAKFYNNINKFSDERLTPYWKNRYTALLVLQNRQIHIKKDFGKSFLNDSNRFVRLKAQEICS, encoded by the coding sequence GTGCAATCCAATTCATTTGATAATCTACCTAAAATCAAGAAAAGAGATGCTATCAATATTCTTAGAAAACCAATTTCTGAAGTTAAGATTTTAGCCGACTATTATAAAGCTGTATTTCACTTGGCAAATTTCCCTTGTGAAGAATCAGAAAACATACTTCTTGACTTTATTAAATATGACTGCGAAAAACTTGAATATAAGATAGCAAAAAGAAAAGCGATAGAAGTACTTGCTATTTTTGATTGTAAAAGGGCTATACCAATTATTGCAGATTTTCTAAAACATGATGATGATTATCTCATTGAGACATCTGTATGGGCATTAGGTAAACTTAAATGTGATGATATTTATATTATTAATAGTATTTGTTCAATATTGTATAAACAATTCAATAACAAAAGAGTAGTAATACAAACCTTAACTAAATTGGGAGTTAAAAACGAAATAGATAAGATAAGATCATTATCAACGGATATGCAATCCTCAAATGGAGTTAAAGCAGCTTCTTTTACCGCATTAATAAAACTTTGTGGGGAAGAGGATAAGCTTAGTAATTTAAAGGATTTCTTGAGACTATCTAATCAAAATGATAGACATTGCGCAGTTCAAGATATTATAAATGCTGGTCAAATAGCTGTTCTACCTTTTTTAATCAAGTCCCCAATTTCTCCATCATTTAAATTACAGGCAATAGACTCTCTTTGGATTGATGACATATTATTTTGCAAAAATATAAATATCCTTGATTGTATAGATTTAGTAATTATTGATGATCCAAAAAAGATAAACACATTAGATATTAATAATTTTAAAAAAGATTTAGCTTTTTTGATAGAGCAACTTTTTCATACTGACTTCAATAGATGTTATAAATCAATGAAGGAGTTAGAAAAATTCCCCTTAGATGAAGTTTTGTATCACCTAAATAATAATTGGGATAGAGCAAAATCAGATTATGGAGCAATATATTTCTTTATAAATGCATATAAAATATTATTAGCTAAGCAATTATATGATAAATCAATTTTAGATAAAGTAGATTTTTTATTATCAGACTATTGGCCTAATTATATGAAATTTAAATCTTCAGCAATAGAAATTCTGGGCTGTTTAAATGATGCTAAATTCTATAATAATATAAATAAATTTTCCGATGAGAGGCTTACACCTTATTGGAAAAATAGATATACAGCTTTGCTTGTATTACAAAATAGGCAAATACATATTAAAAAAGATTTTGGTAAATCATTTCTCAATGATAGCAATAGATTTGTGAGATTAAAGGCGCAAGAAATTTGTTCTTAG
- a CDS encoding phycobilisome rod-core linker polypeptide: MLSIPFKALRIGAETINKEPVKYNKSRISGSNRIPYNLHIRGASMPGQKNKFTTTSTTKPKSNSSLLNNNVMSSYKRNKINTYNYKIQNNNEINLLQINEFVPNDDDALLEAINALYKHIFGNLSLMQSERPIDIERKLRNGDITVREFTRKICKSTIYRNFYFDSISQYKSIKLRYKHILGRPIKSQLEVAQSSNIINNLGFEAHIDFLIDSDEYNNVFGEDIVPYMRSWNSPISFKTKSFLETAAITKAFATSDICQVI, encoded by the coding sequence ATGTTATCTATTCCATTTAAAGCATTAAGAATAGGAGCAGAAACTATTAATAAAGAACCAGTTAAATATAATAAAAGCAGGATATCTGGAAGCAATAGAATACCATACAATTTACACATTAGAGGTGCATCAATGCCCGGTCAAAAAAATAAATTCACCACAACATCTACGACAAAACCTAAATCAAACTCAAGCCTTCTAAACAACAATGTTATGAGCTCTTACAAGCGAAATAAGATAAATACATACAATTATAAAATACAAAATAACAATGAAATAAATTTACTTCAAATCAATGAATTTGTTCCTAATGATGATGATGCATTACTTGAAGCAATCAATGCATTGTATAAACACATCTTTGGAAACTTATCTTTAATGCAATCAGAGCGACCAATTGATATTGAAAGGAAACTAAGAAATGGTGATATAACAGTAAGAGAGTTTACGAGAAAAATTTGTAAATCTACTATTTATAGAAATTTCTACTTTGATAGTATTAGTCAATATAAATCTATCAAGTTAAGATATAAACATATTCTTGGTAGGCCCATCAAAAGTCAACTCGAAGTAGCTCAAAGTTCTAATATTATAAATAACCTAGGTTTTGAAGCTCATATTGATTTTCTAATAGATTCTGATGAATATAATAATGTTTTTGGTGAAGATATAGTTCCTTACATGAGGTCATGGAATTCTCCAATTAGTTTTAAAACAAAAAGTTTTCTAGAAACTGCAGCGATAACAAAAGCCTTTGCTACAAGTGACATTTGTCAAGTTATTTAA